A window of Streptomyces sp. DG1A-41 contains these coding sequences:
- a CDS encoding single-stranded DNA-binding protein → MNETMVCAVGRVATQPVYREMASGPSARFRLAATARYWDREKNMWTDGHTNFFTVWANRQLATNTAASLTVGEPVIVQGRLKVRTDVREGQSWTSTDIDAVAIGHDLAWGTSAFRRAGKPETVSAPTQPEPNWGTPLAGSPNPTGAHSQQPPESVMLT, encoded by the coding sequence ATGAACGAGACCATGGTCTGCGCGGTCGGCAGGGTGGCGACGCAGCCGGTGTACCGGGAGATGGCGTCCGGCCCGTCGGCGAGGTTCCGGCTGGCGGCGACCGCCCGCTACTGGGACCGCGAGAAGAACATGTGGACGGACGGGCACACCAACTTCTTCACGGTGTGGGCGAACCGCCAGCTCGCCACGAACACGGCGGCGTCGCTGACGGTGGGCGAGCCCGTGATCGTACAGGGCAGGCTGAAGGTCCGGACCGACGTGCGTGAGGGCCAGAGCTGGACCTCGACGGACATCGACGCGGTCGCGATCGGACACGACCTGGCCTGGGGCACCTCGGCGTTCCGCCGCGCAGGCAAGCCGGAAACGGTGTCCGCGCCGACGCAGCCCGAACCCAACTGGGGGACACCCCTGGCCGGTTCGCCGAATCCCACGGGCGCTCATTCTCAACAACCCCCGGAATCCGTCATGTTGACATGA